One window of the Candidatus Alcyoniella australis genome contains the following:
- a CDS encoding MFS transporter — protein MEPPATPALGTRRRLLYSSGELGLTLTPAVVGGWLIYFYTGGENPSRALVTTAALGLIVFLSRIGEVVSNPLIGFYSDRIRTPWGRRVPFIALGAPLLSLFFVLLWFPPHDHPSWTNSIFLGLVLSCYWVAHVAVTAPYLSLMPEIVRNADERVKTSIWMGYFDILGMVLAGVGAGLLIQHGSAGIELGPLRLADGYKLTGLVAGLISLAALIVAVRSVRESPHGPSKEVGYSLWRSMAQCFRNRGFTPYILAASFFRIGVDTTVAVIPFLVVRVAGYSAGTAGALQAMIILGAAAQFPLVRRLASRFGKKALYCTGLLGFGLLLPLIYFSGSNPFLGRAVAGLLAALGSGPLSRGEITLIHFTLVFACCTFFISTFFVLPRAIFAEVIDHDESLTGLRREAIYYGIEGMSHRLAAALTPLIYTQLMAGLGQTSANPTGILLSFPVAGLALFVGFVIFLFYPFRS, from the coding sequence TTGGAACCGCCCGCAACGCCCGCGCTCGGAACGCGCCGCAGGCTGCTGTATTCCAGCGGCGAGCTGGGCCTGACCCTCACGCCCGCGGTGGTCGGCGGGTGGCTGATCTACTTCTATACCGGCGGCGAAAATCCCTCGCGGGCTCTGGTCACCACCGCGGCGCTGGGGCTGATCGTTTTCCTGTCGCGCATCGGCGAGGTCGTCTCCAATCCGCTGATCGGTTTTTATTCAGACCGAATTCGCACTCCCTGGGGCCGCCGCGTGCCGTTCATCGCACTGGGCGCTCCGCTGCTAAGCCTGTTCTTCGTACTGCTGTGGTTCCCGCCGCACGACCATCCGAGTTGGACCAACTCGATCTTCCTGGGCCTGGTGCTAAGCTGCTACTGGGTGGCGCATGTAGCGGTGACCGCGCCCTACTTAAGCCTGATGCCCGAGATCGTGCGCAACGCGGACGAGCGCGTAAAGACCTCGATCTGGATGGGCTACTTCGACATCCTGGGCATGGTGCTCGCCGGGGTAGGCGCCGGCCTGCTGATTCAGCACGGCTCGGCCGGGATCGAGCTGGGGCCGCTGCGTTTGGCCGACGGCTACAAGCTCACCGGTTTGGTCGCCGGGCTGATCAGCCTCGCGGCGCTGATCGTCGCGGTGCGCTCGGTGCGCGAGAGTCCGCACGGCCCGAGCAAGGAAGTGGGCTACAGCCTGTGGCGCTCCATGGCCCAATGCTTCCGCAATCGCGGATTTACGCCGTACATCCTCGCGGCCTCGTTCTTCCGCATCGGCGTTGACACCACCGTGGCGGTGATCCCGTTTCTGGTAGTGCGCGTGGCGGGCTACAGCGCGGGGACCGCGGGCGCGTTGCAGGCGATGATCATTCTGGGCGCGGCCGCGCAGTTTCCGCTGGTGCGCAGACTGGCCTCGCGCTTTGGTAAAAAGGCGTTGTACTGCACGGGCCTGCTAGGGTTCGGATTGCTGCTGCCGCTGATCTACTTCAGCGGCAGCAACCCGTTCCTCGGACGCGCCGTGGCCGGACTGCTCGCGGCCCTGGGCTCCGGGCCGCTGTCCCGCGGCGAGATAACGCTGATCCACTTTACGCTGGTCTTCGCCTGTTGCACGTTCTTCATTTCGACGTTCTTCGTGCTGCCGCGTGCGATCTTCGCCGAGGTGATCGACCACGACGAGAGCCTCACCGGCCTGCGACGCGAGGCGATCTACTACGGCATCGAGGGCATGAGCCATCGGCTGGCCGCGGCGCTGACTCCGTTGATCTACACCCAGCTGATGGCCGGACTGGGTCAGACCAGCGCAAACCCGACGGGGATATTGCTCTCATT